The Arachis hypogaea cultivar Tifrunner chromosome 16, arahy.Tifrunner.gnm2.J5K5, whole genome shotgun sequence genome contains a region encoding:
- the LOC140180189 gene encoding uncharacterized protein, whose product MCLGCGGAVPKLRIYPNLLQREAQEWFKVEYDISVNERMMYRAMNEAKDVIEGTEKDQYLRLRDYMNEIMKVNPGSIANMGTTPQPEGLPRFRNLYICLAACTNGFKAGCRPFIVLDGTFLKGYFGGQLLIAIGQDVNNQLFPIAYGVVDAETRKNWRFFLEELHIDIGDYNENAWVFMSDQQKGLIPALQDVMPGVKNRFCSIQRKNEKPEDYVRHKLTIEAYNRTYQFHINSIPSQEYWEHHEGLPCLPPTYKRPIGRPTKKR is encoded by the exons ATGTGCTTGGGTTGCGGAGGAGCTGTGCCGAAGCTCAGAATCTATCCCAACCTGTTACAGAGGGAGGCACAGGAGTGGTTTAAGGTGGAGTATGATATTTCGGTTAATGAGAGGATGATGTATAGGGCTATGAACGAGGCCAAAGATGTTATTGAAGGAACAGAGAAGGATCAATACCTAAGGCTTAGAGACTATATGAACGAAATCATGAAGGTTAATCCTGGGTCAATAGCCAACATGGGGACTACTCCACAGCCGGAAGGGTTGCCTAGGTTTAGGAACTTGTACATTTGTTTGGCTGCTTGCACAAATGGATTTAAAGCAGGGTGTAGACCCTTTATAGTGTTGGATGGGACCTTTCTGAAAGGTTACTTTGGAGGGCAATTACTAATAGCCATTGGTCAAGACGTGAACAACCAGCTTTTTCCAATTGCATATGGGGTTGTGGATGCAGAAACTCGGAAAAATTGGAGATTCTTTCTTGAGGAGTTACATATTGACATAGGGGACTACAATGAGAATGCCTGGGTTTTTATGTCCGACCAGCAGAAG GGATTGATACCAGCATTACAGGACGTGATGCCGGGTGTCAAGAACAGATTTTGTT CAATCCAGAGAAAGAATGAGAAGCCTGAAGACTATGTTCGTCACAAGCTCACCATTGAGGCATACAACAGGACTTACCAGTTTCACATTAACAGCATACCAAGTCAAGAGTATTGGGAGCATCATGAAGGGTTGCCTTGTCTGCCTCCTACATACAAGAGGCCTATTGGCAGACCTACAAAGAAGAGGTAA